A stretch of the Clostridium botulinum genome encodes the following:
- the ltrA gene encoding group II intron reverse transcriptase/maturase produces the protein MNNSNKLQRKQTTQYRGRLVEVEVELQGKRGAQSNNLALAKGERENNVVDDTNNLLEKVLARENMLKAMKRVVANRGSHGIDGMRVDELRGFIIKNWLTIKQKLLEGRYKPSPVRRVEIPKPDGGIRLLGIPTVLDRLIQQALAQELNKIYDPTFSDNSYGFRPNKSAKQAILKSRQYINERHKWVVDIDLEKFFDKVNHDILMERLSRRIKDKRVLKLIRNYLKSGIMINGLKVKSDKGTPQGGPLSPILANIMLDEVDKELEKRGHRFCRFADDCNIYVKSKKAGLRVMASIRKILEGLLKLKVNENKSAVDFVTRRKFLGFSFYFAKGGANIRIHEKSYKRFTNKIRKLTNRNKGISMEYRVYMINQLTIGWINYFGIAKANAKIQKIDSWIRRRLRSCIWKQWKKVKTRGRNLIKLGLPTYKAWEYANTRKGYWRISKSPILDTILNNKYIENLGYKSISKRYQLIHNS, from the coding sequence TTGAATAATTCAAATAAATTACAAAGAAAGCAGACAACTCAATATAGAGGTCGCCTTGTGGAAGTAGAAGTGGAACTTCAAGGTAAACGAGGGGCGCAGAGTAATAATTTGGCGTTAGCAAAGGGAGAAAGAGAAAACAATGTAGTAGATGATACTAATAATCTACTTGAAAAGGTTTTAGCTAGAGAAAATATGCTAAAAGCTATGAAAAGAGTAGTTGCCAATAGAGGAAGTCATGGTATTGATGGTATGAGAGTCGATGAACTTCGAGGGTTTATTATCAAAAATTGGCTAACAATTAAGCAAAAGTTATTAGAAGGAAGGTATAAACCTTCACCAGTTAGGAGAGTGGAAATACCAAAACCTGACGGTGGAATTAGATTGCTTGGAATACCTACTGTACTTGATAGATTAATACAACAGGCATTAGCTCAAGAACTTAATAAAATTTATGACCCTACCTTTTCGGATAATAGCTATGGATTTAGACCAAATAAAAGTGCTAAACAAGCTATATTAAAATCAAGACAATATATCAATGAGAGGCATAAATGGGTTGTTGATATAGACTTAGAAAAATTCTTTGATAAAGTTAACCATGATATATTAATGGAAAGACTTTCAAGAAGAATAAAGGACAAAAGGGTACTTAAACTAATTAGAAATTATCTTAAATCTGGAATAATGATAAATGGATTGAAGGTAAAATCAGATAAAGGTACACCGCAAGGTGGTCCATTAAGCCCAATACTTGCTAATATTATGCTTGATGAAGTAGATAAAGAACTTGAGAAAAGAGGTCATAGATTTTGCCGATTTGCAGATGACTGCAACATTTATGTCAAAAGTAAAAAGGCAGGATTAAGAGTTATGGCAAGTATAAGAAAAATACTTGAAGGTTTATTAAAACTTAAAGTTAATGAAAATAAAAGTGCAGTAGATTTTGTGACGAGAAGAAAATTTCTTGGATTTTCATTCTATTTTGCAAAAGGCGGAGCCAATATAAGAATACATGAAAAGTCATATAAAAGATTCACAAATAAAATAAGAAAATTAACAAACCGTAATAAAGGTATAAGTATGGAATATAGAGTTTATATGATTAACCAATTAACGATTGGATGGATTAATTACTTTGGAATAGCGAAAGCTAACGCTAAAATACAAAAAATAGATAGTTGGATAAGAAGAAGGTTAAGGAGTTGTATTTGGAAACAATGGAAAAAGGTTAAAACTAGAGGACGAAACCTCATAAAACTAGGTCTTCCGACCTATAAAGCATGGGAATATGCAAATACAAGAAAAGGCTATTGGAGAATATCCAAAAGCCCAATTCTTGATACAATCTTAAACAACAAATATATTGAAAATCTTGGTTACAAAAGTATATCTAAAAGATATCAGCTAATACATAATTCTTAA